Below is a genomic region from Flammeovirgaceae bacterium SG7u.111.
GGCTACGTACAACAGTAAGTCATACATATCCTCTGAGTTGTTCCTGCTCCAAACTGGAAAGCGGAGATCGTAACAAATAAGTGGAGAGATTTTCCAACCCTTAAGCTCTACCACCAAGCGTTCCGTCCCTGCCGAATAAACTTCATGCTCTTTTGCCATTCGGAAAGAGTGGCGCTTGTCGTAAGTCGAATAATTCCCATTGGGCTGCATCCAGACCAAACGGTTGAAAAACTCACCTTTTTCCTTCACGATATAACTGCCCACCATACAAGCACCCGTTTGTTTTGCCATCTGCGCCATCCATTTAAATGTACTCAAGTTCATGGGTTCAGCCAGTTTTGCTGCATTCATGGTAAAACCTGTGGTAAACATTTCGGGCAAAATAATCAGGTCAGTCTCCAATCTATTTCCCCATATTAGTTCCTCCAAATGAGCAAGGTTTGCCGAGGGGCTTTCCCAATACAATTCGGTCTGGATTAAAGTTACTTTAAGAATGTCCATATATTAATTTTAAAAATCGTATTCTATTTTTTTGTTTATATGTTCTGCTTTTTAAGCTAACAAAAGTATTTGTAAGCACATGGACTACCAATATCCTTCTCCTACTTCTCATAAACACCCAAAGGGCATAACATGCCCAACATTCGGCATTTTAATCAAACAAAGTAGTGTACTTCCTATAAAAAAAGCTGATCAATTTTTTGTTCAAAACTCTAAACAGTGTGGCTTTAACTCCAACTCCAGCCTAACACAAGAATTTGACAAAGCCATTATCTATTAGTAAGTTAGAGGAAGGCATCGGATCATAACACACCCTTCTTCACCTGCAAAAAACAACTACCGTTTACACTAAAATTTTTCTTGAATCCATTTTGATCTAGTGATTTTTATGCAAAAATCGAAACTAAACCTTTTGTATATTGAGGACAACCTCACTGATTTTCTGAAACTTGATACGAAGTTGAGGAAACTTGCTGGAAAATACGAATATTCCCTCATCCATTGCCTCAGCTTGGCAGAGGCAGAGAAGCAGGCAAGAAACAATTCCATCGATATTTTTTTACTAGATCTTTCCCTACCCGATGCAGCTGGTATTGAAGGATTACATTTTCTCACTCGTAAATTCCCTTCTGTTCCTGTGGTAACAGTTTCTTCCCACAAAGACAATGAAGCGTACATGGATTCGATAAAAGCAGGTGCGCAGGACAACCTTATAAAAGGAGAGTTTTCTGGAGAAATGATTTTGAGAGTTTGTGAAAATGCAATTGAAAGAAAAAAAATAAATACGCAACTTTCCAATGCTCTACAAACAGTGGAAGGGCTGAACAAAAACTTGAATGAAGTAAATGAAAAGCTGGCAAAAACAGTAGACCGATTACAAACTCAAAAGACAAGAACGGCAAAGAAAAAAAGACAGATGAATGCTTTCATCTCTACCTTCATTCACGAGCTTAAAAACCCCGTGAGCGCCATAAATTCCCTCACGGAAATATTGATGAGGGATGCCGATAACCTCACTATTCCTCAACTCAAATTCATCAATCAGATAAAATATTCCTCTAGCTCCATGCTTGACAACATCCTGACGATCATACAAACTACTAGTGCCGAGGAAGGAAGAAACCCACAGCTCAACATCGTTTTCGAAAATCCATTTTATACGATGAACGCAGCTATTGATAAGTTTATAATAGATGCGATACAGCGAAATGTGTTGTTAGAAATAGGTTATATAAAGGAGCTACCGTCGGTATATTTTGACAAAAGGATACTGGTAAATGCCATCGCCGCCATTTTGAAAACACACATCAATCACTCAGCAGATAACACAAGGCTGAGTATCCAATGTGAGTTGAATGTGGAGAAAGATTTAAAAGTCAGCTTTGAAAGCAAAGGTTTTACCTTAGATGTGGTTACACTCAACCAATTTATAGAGGGTGAGTTTGAAGAACTTGATGCCCGAAACAAAGAGTTGCTAAATGCGAATATTTCCCTTTCCTTGGCAAAAAAATATATTGAAATAATGGGAGGAGAAATAGGGGTAAACGAGACGACCGACCCAAACAAAACTTCAATTTGGTTTACTTTAAAATCGGCTAAAATGCCTAAAAACGAAACTTTTAAGCAAGAATAAAACACCCTGGTAAAAAGAAAAACTATTCCTCCATCCAGTTCCAAGCGCTCTGATAAGCATTTATTTTTTCGGTATAATCCAAAAACTGTTGGTAAAACTCATGGTGGGAAATAGTTGCGCTATCGCCCACTATCACCAGTTTTTTCTTAGCTCTGGTGAGGGCCACGTTCATTCGGCGGGTATCTTCCAAAAAGCCAATTTTGCCTTTTTCATTGCTTCTTACCAAACTGATATACATAATATCTCGCTCCTGTCCTTGGAAACCATCCACGGTGTTGATGTTGATAAATTCTTTGAAATCTCGGAGATCGGGAAAGTTGTGGATCAATTCTTTGAGATAAGCAACTTGGGCACTGTAAGGGGAAATCACCCCAACCCGAAATCCCGTTTCTAGCAAGGATTTGTTGGTTTGGTAAATGTGCATAAAAAGCTTTTCCATATGCCTAAAAAGCAGCCCTGCCTCCTCAGGGTTGAAGCGGCTCAGCGATTCTTCATTTTGCTTTTCGGTATAGCCACAGCCAGCAGTATCAATAAAATCGACTGGGCTGGCCAACATTACATCTTCTAGGTCAGCGGTAAGCAAATGATGCTGGACCGAAGTATCTGCTTCTAGCTCTCCTTTATAAAATTGTTCGTTGGAAAAACCCATTATTTTCTCGTTCATCCGGTACTGGGTCTTCAGCATCACATCCACCTTTTGCCTTTTAATACATTTCTCAAAAAGCGTTTCTTCCAGCCCCGCCTTAGCGGCTTCATGGGACTTTACCGTGGGTGGAAGTTGGCAGTGATCTCCAGCAAAAACCACTCGCTGCGATTTGGTGAGGGGAATCCAAGTTGCTGGCTCCAGTGCTTGGGCAGCTTCGTCAATAAAAACCGTGGAAAACTGTCTATTTCTGATATATCTATTAACCGATCCAACCAAAGTAGCCGTAATTACCTCAGCCTCGTTGATAAGCGCATTGACAATAAAATTCTCCAAATAGAGAGCATCAGCCTTTATTTTTCTCGACTCTTCCAACATCAACCTACGCTGCTCTCGCTCCTGCTTGCCAAACTTGCGCTTGTACTGAAAAGCCATCCTCTTGAATTCTTCTTCCTTTTTCCTCAGCTTTTTAAGGTGCCGATAATCTGAATGCTGAGCTATTTTCGCCTCCAAACTCAGGTGCATCAATTCTTCCGTCACCCTTGCCGGGTTGCCTATTCTTAGCACGTTCACCCCCCTTTGCGATAGCCTTTCAGTGAGCAAATCGACAGCAGTATTGCTAGGTGCAGCCACCAATACCTGCTCTTCATGCTTGAGGGTTTGGCAAACTGCTTCCACTAGCGTAGTGGTTTTGCCCGTACCCGGAGGACCATGGATAATGGCAACATCCTTGGCCGATAATATTTTATTTACTGCCTTATTTTGAGAACTATTTAGGTTTGGGTTTTCTATTTGGAAGTGGTTTTCGTCAAATTCAGCAGGCTTTTTCCCCAACAAAACACTTCTTAGTTCCGCTAAGCGCCCATCTTTCGCATCTATCACCCGTTCCATGGCAATGTCCATTTCCTTGTAGCTAGCCGAGTCGAACAGTACATCTACACCAAGCTTTCCATACTCCAACCAATCGGGAAGCTCATCTACATTCAGCACAATCTTCATGGAATTTTTCCACACCGAAGAAGCCACTCCGTTCACTGCTTCTACTTTTCCGCCCTGCCCGTTGTTATTAAAAAGCGAGACCATCCCTCCTGGCTGAAAAGCATGCGATTCGCCCTGAAGCGCCGTACGCTCTACCGTCACAAAATATTTTTCCCCTGTACCTATCCC
It encodes:
- a CDS encoding AAA domain-containing protein, coding for MDELKLIRDLLHNEKEADLKQYQKNVLQTPLGERRKKGISWYPVVVENSGIGTGEKYFVTVERTALQGESHAFQPGGMVSLFNNNGQGGKVEAVNGVASSVWKNSMKIVLNVDELPDWLEYGKLGVDVLFDSASYKEMDIAMERVIDAKDGRLAELRSVLLGKKPAEFDENHFQIENPNLNSSQNKAVNKILSAKDVAIIHGPPGTGKTTTLVEAVCQTLKHEEQVLVAAPSNTAVDLLTERLSQRGVNVLRIGNPARVTEELMHLSLEAKIAQHSDYRHLKKLRKKEEEFKRMAFQYKRKFGKQEREQRRLMLEESRKIKADALYLENFIVNALINEAEVITATLVGSVNRYIRNRQFSTVFIDEAAQALEPATWIPLTKSQRVVFAGDHCQLPPTVKSHEAAKAGLEETLFEKCIKRQKVDVMLKTQYRMNEKIMGFSNEQFYKGELEADTSVQHHLLTADLEDVMLASPVDFIDTAGCGYTEKQNEESLSRFNPEEAGLLFRHMEKLFMHIYQTNKSLLETGFRVGVISPYSAQVAYLKELIHNFPDLRDFKEFININTVDGFQGQERDIMYISLVRSNEKGKIGFLEDTRRMNVALTRAKKKLVIVGDSATISHHEFYQQFLDYTEKINAYQSAWNWMEE
- a CDS encoding response regulator yields the protein MQKSKLNLLYIEDNLTDFLKLDTKLRKLAGKYEYSLIHCLSLAEAEKQARNNSIDIFLLDLSLPDAAGIEGLHFLTRKFPSVPVVTVSSHKDNEAYMDSIKAGAQDNLIKGEFSGEMILRVCENAIERKKINTQLSNALQTVEGLNKNLNEVNEKLAKTVDRLQTQKTRTAKKKRQMNAFISTFIHELKNPVSAINSLTEILMRDADNLTIPQLKFINQIKYSSSSMLDNILTIIQTTSAEEGRNPQLNIVFENPFYTMNAAIDKFIIDAIQRNVLLEIGYIKELPSVYFDKRILVNAIAAILKTHINHSADNTRLSIQCELNVEKDLKVSFESKGFTLDVVTLNQFIEGEFEELDARNKELLNANISLSLAKKYIEIMGGEIGVNETTDPNKTSIWFTLKSAKMPKNETFKQE
- a CDS encoding amidohydrolase, which encodes MDILKVTLIQTELYWESPSANLAHLEELIWGNRLETDLIILPEMFTTGFTMNAAKLAEPMNLSTFKWMAQMAKQTGACMVGSYIVKEKGEFFNRLVWMQPNGNYSTYDKRHSFRMAKEHEVYSAGTERLVVELKGWKISPLICYDLRFPVWSRNNSEDMYDLLLYVANWPQRRQSAWQTLLPARAVENLAYSIGVNRIGEDGNRIAYGGGSQVCDYLGNRLADLQEEELVKTVELDGAKLQRYREKFPAQLDADKFEIL